In one Janibacter cremeus genomic region, the following are encoded:
- a CDS encoding NADH-quinone oxidoreductase subunit C has translation MPQEKLTVALGEWLGEVRAARERGYTFFDWLSAVDESDREEDPGLDVVCHLLDPHPGPERDLRTLLLRTRVPLGVPLASLTGLFAGAAWHERETHEMFGQEFTGFDDGTGLGMRPLLLPDGFEGTPLRKSFVLAARATKPWPGGKEPGEGHSSTTRKSPSRRRVSAPGVPGPEWGPRPAKGDEP, from the coding sequence GTGCCCCAGGAGAAGCTCACCGTCGCCCTCGGGGAGTGGCTCGGGGAGGTGCGCGCCGCGCGGGAGCGGGGGTACACCTTCTTCGACTGGCTGTCCGCGGTCGACGAGAGCGACCGCGAGGAGGACCCCGGCCTCGACGTCGTCTGCCACCTGCTCGACCCGCACCCGGGCCCGGAGCGGGACCTGCGCACGCTGCTGCTGCGCACCCGCGTGCCGCTCGGCGTCCCGCTGGCCAGCCTGACCGGCCTCTTCGCCGGGGCGGCGTGGCACGAGCGCGAGACGCACGAGATGTTCGGCCAGGAGTTCACCGGCTTCGACGACGGCACCGGGCTGGGCATGCGCCCGCTGCTGCTGCCCGACGGTTTCGAGGGCACGCCGCTGCGCAAGTCCTTCGTCCTCGCCGCCCGGGCGACCAAGCCGTGGCCCGGCGGCAAGGAGCCCGGTGAGGGTCACTCGAGCACGACGAGGAAGTCGCCGAGCCGTCGCCGCGTGTCCGCCCCCGGCGTCCCCGGCCCGGAGTGGGGTCCCCGACCCGCGAAGGGGGACGAGCCGTGA
- the nuoH gene encoding NADH-quinone oxidoreductase subunit NuoH produces MSLLEITLRSLAALAAVLVLPLVAGQTEHKVMAHMQGRLGPMYAGGFHGWAQLLADGVKFVQKEDITPAAADQRIFRLAPAIALVPYVVAMALLPIHPGVAAAEVPASLLLVLAVIGVGVLGALVAGWASANKYALIGGMRAAAQLLAYELPLVLSVASIAMAAGTLSLAGVIAAWSPWWLLWQLPGAVVFLVAATAELQRPPFDAPIADSEVVMGPLTEYTGLRFAFFMLAEYAGMVVMGLLFGILWLGGWQGPLAEQLGWLWTLAKGSLVVLLIIWMRVSWPRLREDQLQRLAWTVLVPLALAQLALTAVGVVIVG; encoded by the coding sequence GTGAGCCTGCTCGAGATCACCCTGCGCTCCCTCGCCGCGCTCGCGGCCGTGCTCGTCCTGCCCCTGGTCGCGGGGCAGACGGAGCACAAGGTCATGGCCCACATGCAGGGCCGGCTCGGCCCGATGTACGCCGGCGGCTTCCACGGCTGGGCACAGCTCCTCGCCGACGGGGTGAAGTTCGTCCAGAAGGAGGACATCACCCCCGCTGCGGCCGACCAGCGCATCTTCCGCCTCGCCCCGGCGATCGCGCTCGTCCCCTACGTCGTGGCCATGGCCCTGCTGCCGATCCACCCCGGCGTCGCCGCGGCGGAGGTCCCGGCGAGCCTGCTGCTCGTCCTCGCCGTCATCGGGGTCGGTGTCCTCGGCGCCCTCGTGGCCGGGTGGGCCAGCGCGAACAAGTACGCCCTCATCGGCGGGATGCGCGCTGCCGCGCAGCTGCTCGCCTACGAGCTGCCGCTCGTGCTGTCCGTCGCCTCGATCGCCATGGCCGCCGGGACCCTGTCGCTCGCCGGTGTCATCGCGGCGTGGTCCCCGTGGTGGCTGCTCTGGCAGCTGCCCGGCGCGGTGGTCTTCCTCGTGGCCGCGACCGCGGAGCTGCAGCGACCCCCCTTCGACGCACCGATCGCCGACAGCGAGGTCGTCATGGGCCCGCTGACGGAGTACACCGGGCTGCGCTTCGCCTTCTTCATGCTCGCCGAGTACGCCGGCATGGTCGTCATGGGGCTGCTCTTCGGCATCCTCTGGCTCGGCGGGTGGCAGGGCCCCCTGGCCGAGCAGCTCGGCTGGCTGTGGACCCTGGCCAAGGGGTCGCTCGTCGTCCTCCTCATCATCTGGATGCGGGTCTCGTGGCCGCGGCTGCGCGAGGACCAGCTCCAGCGCCTGGCGTGGACGGTCCTCGTCCCGCTGGCCCTCGCCCAGCTCGCACTGACAGCCGTAGGGGTGGTGATCGTCGGATGA
- a CDS encoding NuoI/complex I 23 kDa subunit family protein, producing the protein MTRHEHADSTPEPTRGRAAGAGRRDGGTGFVPGLVSGMAATAKQLVSRPHTAEYPDVAPELPARSRGVIALIESNCTSCMLCARECPDWCIYIDSHKEEVPPPKEGGRTRQRNVLDRFAIDFSLCMYCGICVEVCPFDALFWSPQFEYAETDIRDMLHEKDRLGQWAEEVPAPPELDPAAADPPEVTAANKPTRRGRR; encoded by the coding sequence ATGACCCGGCACGAGCACGCTGACAGCACGCCGGAGCCGACCCGCGGTCGGGCGGCCGGTGCCGGCCGGCGGGACGGCGGGACCGGTTTCGTCCCGGGGCTGGTCTCGGGGATGGCCGCGACCGCGAAACAGCTGGTCAGCCGGCCGCACACCGCGGAGTACCCGGACGTCGCGCCCGAGCTGCCGGCGCGCTCGCGCGGCGTCATCGCACTCATCGAGAGCAACTGCACCTCGTGCATGCTCTGCGCCCGCGAGTGCCCGGACTGGTGCATCTACATCGACTCGCACAAGGAGGAGGTCCCGCCGCCGAAGGAGGGTGGGCGCACCCGCCAGCGCAACGTCCTCGACCGCTTCGCCATCGACTTCTCGCTGTGCATGTACTGCGGCATCTGCGTCGAGGTGTGCCCCTTCGACGCCCTCTTCTGGAGCCCGCAGTTCGAGTACGCCGAGACCGACATCCGCGACATGCTCCACGAGAAGGACCGGCTCGGGCAGTGGGCCGAGGAGGTCCCGGCCCCGCCCGAGCTCGACCCCGCCGCCGCGGACCCGCCGGAGGTGACGGCAGCCAACAAGCCGACGCGCAGAGGGCGCCGATGA